The genome window tttgcttacttgcattgcagccttttcagaatagtgcgtagcaaaacttggctatagagtgttgctactctacttagtaattAGCCAGTAGAGCGCTAGCTACATTGtggctagtgttctagtgggAAACAtgtattggtagctgcaagagtgagaaaagagctgcaaagctgcacttgGCTGttcatgcagccattaatttggtttcctttttagcaacgatcatggttgatcatttccCACCATTGTATAGCTTCATGTTTGGTACACCTCCATCGAGGCCGCAGTGcttttatattagtttctacatacctacccccccccccacacacacacactacaggaaAGCTATGTATTGAGGACTACATTGCCTTGCAAGAGCTCATAGTACCCATTGTAGTGGGAGGAATCCTGGCTATCTACTGGTACTGATATTTGTGGCCTATATCATATAGCCTATATCCGTAAAAGTATGAACGATTAAGCGAAACGACATACTATCTTTTGTGTTATTTTTAAAGGATGTGGCAGTGTTTATTATCACAATTCACATCTTCGAGCACTTTATTCTATTGTGTGATCACAACCACTATGATTGTATCAACTGTGTTCAATGTTGAAAGGGGACGCACATTATACACCACTcccatctatataattatgtggagtCAGTGTTGTCAATAGTATCATCAAGAGACCATAATAAAATAACGGAACTCTTAATTATTGCAAGGTTATTGTTATGCATGGTCAATATTCACTAATATGCACACGTAAAAAAAGCCTAGTAATTATAGTTAGCTGTATCTGCTTACACAAGCTTACCAGTAATCACATTCATTAAAGTTTACCCACGTAATTAATACCTCACCTTTATGTTCAATGCAAATTCAAATGCAGCCAAAGTGATACAGGGCGGGCCCCCCACAGGCCCCCTTTGTGGCTGGTTTTCCTGAAAAAATTCTACTGTGTAAGTGCTTAGTTTTGAGCCAAATAACCTTATCAGGACTTTACAGCATCTAACAGTGTTACTGTCACGAAaagagtagattcacctgcaTGGTTATAGTCATTATGAGTGTGGCAagtttgtgtgtacattattTATATAAATAATACCCTTAAGTCATGAATTTAACTCTATTGCGTAGCCGGAACTTTATAATTTAGACTTAGTGCCAGAAAATGTCAATTGGATTATTAATTTATGCCACAATCAGTACATAGTTATTCTCACAACTCTTCATATTCACACTCTTTATAAATTCTAACATTTTAGTTTGTCGAATTGTTTTGGCCTCCGCCCTCTtcgttttaattaaaactcCATCtggctctataattataatatttatagCTACTATACTCCTGCAAtgttgcttataattattatgctcttatattaattttgttaacaTGATGTAGTCTTCAACTAGCTTGACATATATATTATTAGTCTgactttgtaaaattatagcATAATAATACAGGATTGAATTCAACACATATAATTGTGGCTTGCAGAAgcttatacactgcatgcttACAAAAATTTGTGAATATGAATTGCTGTATTAATAAGAgttctgtatacatgtagtttgtggctaataattataatcgagTCCAACTCGATAGTTCTTGCCGGAATTATTGTCCCACCAACTCTTTCCATCTTCAGACTCCAAACACAAGGCAAAGTCAGTGCAGCCAGGGTTAAAGTACGGTAGGTCAAATGCGTATCTATTCGTTTGCTCTCCTTTGTAATTAGTCCTAATCAAGGTGGCTGAAATGTCTGCGCATGATTTCCACTCATCAAGTGTGTAATGAACAATCAACTTTTTTGCTGGTACAGAGTCAGACACCCGTACGAATCCCGTGAACTCATTTCCACATCCATACAAGCAGTATTCTAGAGATATCTTTTTTCTGTGAACGCGGGATGCAAAGCAACCTTCACGAAAGAGTGGATGATCAAACTGGAAGATTGTAGGACTTGAGAGTTTGGTATCGATAACGATGTACAGAGGTTCTCGTTTGGTAACACCCCCTTGGAATCTCTCCATGTGATCCGCCAGGTCCTACATAAATGAGAGACACACTACTCAATACTTTTCTATATACCATCTTTTGTAACTTACTGGATCATTCTGAATGCATAACATGTCTGAAACAGAGAGTTTCAATGGTTCGTCTTGCTCAGTGTCGCAAGGCAAGGAAGCATCGACAATCTTACAATGATCAGGCAAAGGCCGGCTGGTAACCTCTTGATTCTCTATGAACTTCTCGAGTTTTTCCAAGAGCTCAGCAGAAGGTATTCTAGGGATCACAACAGGTTCACTTGCTACACTCAGCATAACAGTGTCTTCATTGGTCTGAGATTCCGCAGGGAAAATTGCAATAAAGGGAAAGTACAGttaagcaataattatataatatccAGGTCTCACCTGTAGATATTCTTGATCTACTGTATTTGTGTGAGTGAAGGCATCAGGAGAGCATCTATCTGGCCCAGTGGTCCTTGCTAAACTAACAGTGGCTGCCACAGTGGTTGAGGTCTCACCATGAGCTGGCCCGATACTGGTCCTTGCTGAGGTAAAATGACTGGTGGTAGCAATCGCCGCTATTATAATAGTGGTGGGAGTGGGAGTTTCACTATCAGCTGGTCCGATACTGGTCCCTGCCGAGGTGGAGTGATTGGTGGTAACAACTGCAGTGGTGGTCTCACTATCAACTGGCCCGATACTGGTCCCTGCTGAGGTGGAGTGACTGGTGGTAGCAACTGCAGTGATTGGAGTGGAGGTCTCACTATCAACTGGCTTGATACTGGTCCCTGTTgaggtagagtgattggtggtAGCAACCACAGTGATGGGAGTGAAGGTATCACTATCAACTGGCCCGATACTGGTCCCTGTTgaggtagagtgattggtggcAGCAACCACAGTGATAGGAGTGGAGGTCTCATTGATTGGCTTCTCAGCTCGATTTTTTGCAGATCTTGACATTACTTTTTGCTTGAGCTTTTCCTACAATTTCACA of Halichondria panicea chromosome 9, odHalPani1.1, whole genome shotgun sequence contains these proteins:
- the LOC135342014 gene encoding uncharacterized protein LOC135342014 — translated: MGKRIRRRFKKVIKTVTKIILCRGCSTQVIPIDDNQTDSSIRDTNPKHSKMKEKLKQKVMSRSAKNRAEKPINETSTPITVVAATNHSTSTGTSIGPVDSDTFTPITVVATTNHSTSTGTSIKPVDSETSTPITAVATTSHSTSAGTSIGPVDSETTTAVVTTNHSTSAGTSIGPADSETPTPTTIIIAAIATTSHFTSARTSIGPAHGETSTTVAATVSLARTTGPDRCSPDAFTHTNTVDQEYLQTNEDTVMLSVASEPVVIPRIPSAELLEKLEKFIENQEVTSRPLPDHCKIVDASLPCDTEQDEPLKLSVSDMLCIQNDPDLADHMERFQGGVTKREPLYIVIDTKLSSPTIFQFDHPLFREGCFASRVHRKKISLEYCLYGCGNEFTGFVRVSDSVPAKKLIVHYTLDEWKSCADISATLIRTNYKGEQTNRYAFDLPYFNPGCTDFALCLESEDGKSWWDNNSGKNYRVGLDYNY